Proteins encoded together in one Streptomyces umbrinus window:
- a CDS encoding ABC transporter ATP-binding protein — protein MVAPESLRVLASFARPHRRTLAVGLLLALAASALGLATPMVTKWVLDALTDGSSLRGPVVALLVLLVIGAVLYRVQWVLLGALGERVVLEARESMVRRYFRATIPAVTARPPGELVSRAVSDTVLLREAASSSVVGLINGVVMLVGTLVLMGFLDLVLLGTTVAAVLVVIVLFALLMPGIAKAQERAQEHVGRVGGTLEGTLRAIRTVKASGAEDRQAERIAADARASAEYGIRAVRLEATVWTIAWTGIQLAVILILGVGAWRVGEGQLEVSSLIAFLLYAFGLMEPITELSQDLTALQSGIAAAERIRAVDELEAETDGPPSTDTREEPSVRRRTSGPVPDTNGPMLDAHGPVPDTNGSARGPVFDTRSPVLELKDVTASYGPGREPAVRGVDLVVPARGHTAIVGPSGAGKTTVFSLLLRFLEPQEGALLLDGVPYHRHSHAAIRSRLAYVEQDTPVVPGTIRDNLLISRPEASKEELRQVLADVRLTEKVESLDEGLDTELSTAAVSGGERQRIALARALLREPDVLLLDEATAQLDALTESAVHHCVRRRAREHAVVTIAHRLSTVIDADTIVVMDAGGVRARGTHDELLATDSLYRDLVEALRIADKPPADAPAA, from the coding sequence ATGGTTGCTCCGGAGAGTCTGCGGGTTCTTGCTTCGTTCGCCCGGCCTCATCGGCGGACCCTGGCGGTCGGGCTGCTGCTGGCGCTGGCCGCTTCGGCGTTGGGTCTGGCCACGCCGATGGTGACCAAGTGGGTGCTGGACGCGCTCACGGACGGGAGTTCGCTGCGTGGTCCGGTGGTCGCGCTGCTCGTACTGCTGGTGATCGGCGCGGTGCTCTACCGCGTGCAGTGGGTGCTGCTCGGCGCGCTCGGTGAGCGGGTGGTGCTGGAGGCCCGGGAGTCGATGGTGCGCCGGTACTTCCGGGCGACGATCCCCGCGGTGACCGCACGGCCGCCGGGCGAGCTGGTCTCGCGGGCGGTCTCGGACACGGTGCTGCTGCGCGAGGCGGCCTCCTCCAGTGTGGTCGGGCTGATCAACGGCGTGGTGATGCTGGTCGGCACGCTGGTGCTGATGGGCTTTCTGGACCTGGTCCTGCTCGGCACCACGGTGGCGGCCGTGCTGGTGGTGATCGTCCTGTTCGCGCTGCTGATGCCCGGCATCGCGAAGGCGCAGGAGCGGGCGCAGGAGCACGTCGGCCGGGTCGGCGGCACCCTGGAGGGCACGCTGCGGGCGATCCGTACGGTCAAGGCGAGCGGTGCCGAGGACCGGCAGGCGGAGCGGATCGCGGCGGACGCGCGGGCCTCGGCGGAGTACGGCATCCGCGCGGTACGGCTGGAGGCCACCGTGTGGACCATCGCCTGGACCGGGATCCAGCTCGCGGTGATCCTCATCCTCGGCGTCGGCGCCTGGCGGGTGGGGGAAGGGCAGTTGGAGGTGTCCAGCCTGATCGCCTTCCTGCTCTACGCCTTCGGGCTCATGGAGCCGATCACGGAGTTGTCGCAGGACCTCACCGCACTGCAGTCCGGCATCGCCGCGGCGGAACGCATCCGGGCCGTGGACGAGTTGGAGGCGGAGACGGACGGGCCGCCCTCGACGGACACGCGGGAGGAGCCGTCGGTCCGACGCCGGACGAGCGGTCCCGTGCCGGACACGAACGGTCCCATGCTGGACGCGCACGGCCCGGTGCCGGACACGAACGGTTCCGCGCGCGGCCCTGTGTTCGACACGCGCAGCCCGGTGTTGGAGCTGAAGGACGTCACGGCGTCGTACGGTCCCGGGCGGGAGCCTGCCGTGCGCGGGGTGGACCTGGTGGTGCCGGCTCGCGGGCACACCGCGATCGTCGGGCCCTCCGGGGCGGGCAAGACCACTGTCTTCTCTCTGCTGTTGCGTTTCCTGGAGCCGCAGGAGGGCGCGCTGCTGCTGGACGGTGTCCCGTACCACCGGCACAGCCACGCGGCGATCCGTTCCAGGCTGGCGTATGTGGAGCAGGACACCCCGGTCGTCCCCGGCACCATCCGCGACAACCTGCTCATCTCCCGGCCGGAGGCAAGCAAGGAGGAGCTGCGTCAGGTGCTCGCTGACGTGCGGCTGACGGAGAAGGTGGAGTCGCTGGACGAGGGACTGGACACGGAGTTGTCGACCGCTGCCGTCTCCGGCGGGGAGCGGCAGCGCATCGCTCTCGCGCGGGCGCTGCTGCGGGAGCCGGACGTACTGCTGCTCGACGAGGCGACGGCACAGCTCGACGCGCTCACGGAGTCGGCGGTCCACCACTGTGTCCGGCGGCGGGCGCGGGAGCACGCGGTGGTGACCATCGCGCACCGGCTGTCGACGGTGATCGACGCGGACACGATCGTGGTGATGGACGCGGGCGGCGTTCGCGCCCGGGGCACCCATGACGAGCTGCTCGCCACGGACTCCCTCTACCGCGATCTGGTCGAGGCGCTGCGCATCGCCGACAAGCCCCCCGCCGACGCCCCCGCCGCATAA
- a CDS encoding FmdB family zinc ribbon protein yields the protein MPTYQYQCTECGEGLEAVQKFTDDALTVCPSCDGRLKKVFSAVGIVFKGSGFYRNDSRGSSSSSSPAPASKSSSGSSDSKSSTSSDSSSSSGSKSSSDSKSSSTSSSSGSSNAA from the coding sequence GTGCCGACCTACCAGTACCAGTGCACCGAGTGCGGCGAGGGCCTCGAGGCGGTGCAGAAGTTCACCGATGACGCCCTCACCGTGTGCCCGAGCTGCGACGGACGCCTGAAGAAGGTGTTCTCCGCGGTCGGCATCGTCTTCAAGGGCTCCGGCTTCTACCGCAACGACAGCCGCGGTTCGTCGTCGAGCAGCAGCCCGGCGCCGGCCTCGAAGTCGTCCAGCGGATCGTCCGACTCGAAGTCGTCGACCTCGTCGGACTCCTCGTCCTCGTCCGGCTCCAAGTCGTCCTCGGACTCGAAGTCGTCGTCCACGAGTTCGTCCTCCGGCAGCAGCAACGCCGCGTAA
- a CDS encoding S-methyl-5'-thioadenosine phosphorylase, with the protein MVNTENVEIGVIGGSGFYSFLDDVTEIQVDTPYGAPSDSLFLGEIAGRRVAFLPRHGRGHHLPPHRINYRANLWALRSLGARQVLGPCAVGGLRPEYGPGTLLVPDQFVDRTQSRAQSYFDGLPLPGGDVPNVVHVSLADPYCPTGRGVALEAARGRDWEPVDRGTLVVIEGPRFSTRAESLWYRAQGWSVVGMTGHPEAALARELELCYTSLTLVTDLDAGAESGEGVSHEEVFKVFAANVDRLRGVLFDAVAGLPENASRDCLCVSALGGMDPGVELP; encoded by the coding sequence ATGGTGAACACGGAGAACGTCGAGATCGGCGTCATCGGCGGGTCGGGCTTCTACTCCTTTCTCGACGACGTGACCGAGATACAGGTGGACACGCCGTACGGAGCGCCCAGCGACTCTCTGTTCCTCGGCGAGATCGCCGGGCGGCGGGTCGCCTTCCTTCCCCGTCACGGGCGCGGCCATCATCTGCCGCCGCACCGCATCAACTACCGGGCCAATCTGTGGGCGCTGCGGTCGCTCGGGGCGCGTCAGGTGCTCGGTCCGTGTGCGGTGGGCGGGCTGCGGCCCGAGTACGGGCCGGGGACGCTGCTCGTGCCGGACCAGTTCGTGGACCGTACGCAGTCCCGGGCGCAGTCCTACTTCGACGGGCTGCCGTTGCCCGGGGGTGACGTGCCGAACGTCGTGCATGTGTCCCTTGCCGATCCCTACTGCCCCACCGGGCGGGGGGTCGCTCTGGAGGCGGCGCGGGGGCGGGACTGGGAGCCTGTGGACCGCGGGACGCTGGTGGTTATCGAGGGGCCGCGGTTCTCGACCCGTGCGGAGTCGCTCTGGTATCGGGCGCAGGGGTGGTCCGTGGTGGGGATGACCGGGCATCCGGAGGCGGCGCTCGCTCGTGAACTGGAGCTTTGTTATACGTCGTTGACGCTGGTCACTGATCTCGATGCGGGTGCCGAGAGTGGGGAGGGCGTCTCGCACGAGGAGGTGTTCAAGGTGTTCGCGGCGAATGTGGATCGGTTGCGAGGGGTTTTGTTCGATGCGGTGGCGGGGCTGCCGGAGAACGCTTCTCGGGATTGTCTGTGCGTGAGTGCGTTGGGTGGGATGGATCCGGGGGTTGAGTTGCCGTAG
- a CDS encoding potassium/proton antiporter gives MTVHHLNQLLLVCSLVLLVAVAAVRISSRSGLPSLLVYLGIGVAMGQDGIGDIHFDNAELTQVIGYAALVVILAEGGLGTKWKEIKPGLPAASSLALVGVSVSVGITATAAHYLIGLEWRQALIIGAVVSSTDAAAVFSVLRKVPLPSRVTGILEAESGFNDAPVVILVVSFSMAGPVEHWYHLLGEIALELSIGAAIGLAVGFLGAYGLRHVALPASGLYPIAVMAIAVTAYAAGALAHGSGFLAVYLASMVLGNAKLPHWPATRGFADGLGWIAQIGMFVLLGLLVTPHEMGDDIWPALVIGLVLTMVARPLSVVAALAPFRMRWQEQALMSWAGLRGAVPIILATIPMVSGVEESRRIFNIVFVLVVVYTLVQGPTLPWVARKLGVSKAPSETADLGIESAPLERLRGHLLSVAIPEGSKMHGVEINELRLPAGAAVTLVVRGGESFVPLPTTVLRRGDELLVVATDPVRDAAEQRLRAVGQGGKLAGWLGTGGNGAGD, from the coding sequence CTGACTGTCCACCACCTCAACCAGCTCCTGCTCGTATGCTCGCTCGTTCTGCTCGTCGCGGTGGCAGCGGTTCGGATCTCGTCGCGCAGCGGGCTCCCCAGCCTGCTCGTGTACCTGGGCATCGGCGTCGCCATGGGCCAGGACGGCATCGGCGACATCCACTTCGACAACGCCGAACTGACCCAGGTCATCGGGTACGCGGCCCTGGTCGTGATCCTGGCCGAGGGCGGCCTCGGTACGAAGTGGAAGGAGATCAAGCCCGGGCTGCCGGCTGCCTCCTCACTGGCGCTGGTCGGTGTCTCGGTGAGTGTCGGCATCACCGCGACAGCGGCCCACTACCTGATCGGGCTGGAGTGGCGGCAGGCGCTCATCATCGGCGCGGTGGTGTCCTCGACGGACGCGGCGGCGGTCTTCTCCGTACTGCGGAAAGTGCCCCTCCCCTCGCGCGTGACGGGCATCCTGGAGGCCGAGTCGGGCTTCAACGACGCCCCGGTGGTCATCCTCGTCGTCTCGTTCTCCATGGCCGGCCCGGTGGAGCACTGGTACCACCTGCTCGGCGAGATAGCTCTGGAGCTGTCCATCGGAGCGGCCATCGGCCTCGCGGTGGGCTTCCTGGGGGCGTACGGACTGCGGCATGTGGCGCTGCCCGCCTCCGGCCTCTACCCGATCGCGGTGATGGCGATCGCGGTCACGGCGTACGCGGCCGGGGCGCTGGCCCACGGCAGCGGCTTCCTCGCGGTGTACCTGGCGTCGATGGTGCTGGGCAACGCGAAGCTGCCGCACTGGCCCGCCACGCGCGGCTTCGCCGACGGGCTCGGCTGGATCGCCCAGATCGGCATGTTCGTGCTGCTCGGGCTGCTGGTCACGCCGCACGAGATGGGCGACGACATCTGGCCCGCGCTCGTCATCGGGCTGGTGCTGACCATGGTGGCGCGGCCGCTGAGCGTCGTGGCGGCGCTGGCGCCCTTCCGCATGCGCTGGCAGGAGCAGGCCCTGATGTCCTGGGCCGGGCTGCGCGGTGCGGTGCCCATCATCCTGGCGACGATCCCGATGGTGAGCGGCGTCGAGGAAAGCCGTCGCATCTTCAACATCGTGTTCGTCCTTGTGGTCGTCTACACCCTCGTCCAGGGGCCCACGCTCCCCTGGGTGGCCCGGAAGCTGGGTGTGTCCAAGGCCCCCTCGGAGACCGCCGACCTGGGGATCGAGTCGGCACCCCTGGAGCGGTTGCGCGGGCATCTGCTGTCCGTCGCGATCCCGGAGGGGTCGAAGATGCACGGCGTCGAGATCAACGAGCTGCGGCTGCCCGCGGGGGCCGCCGTCACGCTGGTCGTCCGCGGTGGAGAATCGTTCGTTCCGCTTCCCACGACCGTGCTTCGGCGCGGTGACGAGCTGCTCGTCGTGGCCACGGATCCCGTCCGGGACGCCGCCGAGCAGCGGCTGCGCGCGGTGGGTCAGGGCGGCAAGCTGGCGGGGTGGCTGGGGACGGGTGGGAACGGGGCGGGGGATTGA
- a CDS encoding low temperature requirement protein A → MTPDASSESGPRRSRTVPSPRPLRRMTARGRDEAHRVASPLELFFDLCFVVAIAQAGVQLVHSVAEAHAAEGVLNYAMVFFAIWWAWMNFTWFASAYDNDDALYRVVTLIQIAGVLVLAAGVSQAFEDHDFLLVLLGYVIMRMALTVQWLRVARNADGAERRMTLRYAGGVLVCQVGWVGLVLLPESGRPWLFLVMAIAEMCVPLLAEREFSTVWHPHHISERYGLFTIIVLGETIAAATIAVKVGVDENDALGELLPIASGGLLIIFAAWWIYFVVPIHGHLSSSRKAFLWGYGHYVIFASAAAIGAGLEVAVEQAVGKAHISTLAASAAVTLPTALFLLTVWVLHARHYKVGTAQQLVLPVTALAVALCTFLGDWAVLAAGVVAALAVVVGVTLTALMAAREEREEEAAGAPAA, encoded by the coding sequence ATGACGCCCGATGCCTCTTCCGAATCCGGTCCACGCCGCTCCCGAACCGTCCCCTCACCTCGGCCGTTGCGCAGGATGACCGCGCGCGGGCGGGACGAGGCGCACCGGGTCGCGTCGCCGCTGGAGCTGTTCTTCGATCTGTGTTTCGTCGTGGCGATCGCCCAGGCGGGAGTGCAGCTGGTGCACTCCGTCGCGGAGGCGCACGCGGCCGAGGGCGTCCTGAACTACGCGATGGTGTTCTTCGCCATCTGGTGGGCGTGGATGAACTTCACCTGGTTCGCGTCGGCGTACGACAACGACGACGCCTTGTACCGGGTCGTCACGCTGATCCAGATCGCCGGTGTGCTGGTTCTCGCCGCCGGGGTGTCCCAGGCGTTCGAGGACCACGACTTCCTGTTGGTCCTGCTGGGCTACGTGATCATGCGGATGGCGCTGACCGTGCAGTGGCTGCGCGTGGCCCGGAACGCGGACGGCGCCGAGCGGCGGATGACGTTGCGGTACGCGGGTGGGGTCCTGGTGTGCCAGGTCGGCTGGGTGGGCCTGGTGCTCCTGCCGGAGTCCGGCCGGCCGTGGCTGTTCCTGGTGATGGCGATCGCAGAGATGTGCGTCCCGCTGCTGGCGGAGAGGGAGTTCAGCACGGTCTGGCATCCGCATCACATCTCCGAGCGGTACGGGCTCTTCACGATCATCGTCCTCGGCGAGACCATCGCCGCGGCCACGATCGCGGTGAAGGTGGGGGTGGACGAGAACGACGCGTTGGGCGAGCTCCTCCCGATCGCCTCGGGCGGGCTGCTGATCATCTTCGCCGCGTGGTGGATCTACTTCGTCGTACCGATCCACGGTCATCTCAGCTCCAGCAGGAAGGCGTTCCTGTGGGGGTACGGCCACTATGTGATCTTCGCGTCGGCGGCGGCGATCGGTGCCGGGCTGGAGGTCGCGGTGGAGCAGGCGGTCGGCAAGGCGCACATCTCCACACTGGCGGCGTCGGCCGCGGTGACACTTCCGACGGCGTTGTTCCTCCTGACCGTCTGGGTGTTGCACGCCCGCCACTACAAGGTGGGCACAGCGCAGCAACTGGTGCTGCCCGTCACGGCGTTGGCGGTGGCCCTGTGCACGTTCCTGGGTGACTGGGCGGTGCTCGCGGCGGGTGTGGTGGCCGCTCTTGCGGTGGTGGTGGGGGTGACGCTGACTGCCCTGATGGCCGCGCGGGAGGAGCGGGAGGAGGAGGCGGCCGGCGCGCCTGCCGCGTAG
- a CDS encoding L,D-transpeptidase has product MTTPDTTARRALVACAALMVGALTLTACGGDANADNKSEDKNGDTKTSAAKILISAKDGSTAASINSTGVKVSDGRLTEVAMKESATGAAVPGTLAANGKSWKPKEQLERGTKYQISATAKDGDGKPSAANSIFTTVSTSNSFIGTYTPDGGAKVGVGMPVSFTFDKAIGDGKFRKDVQSHITVTSSSGQKVVGHWFGAQRLDFRPQAYWKAGSKVTMKIDLDGVEGANGVYGVQDKTVTFTVGRSQVSTVDVNTQTMTVVRDGRTVKTIPISAGSPDNSTYNGQMVISEKFRQTRMNGSTVGYGGEYDIADVPNAMRLTTSGTFIHGNYWYNKGNPPFGKQGTSHGCVGMADVRGAGGDTVAKWFFDNSLVGDVVTVKNSPDKTVAPDNGLNGWNMAWSAWTAGSAL; this is encoded by the coding sequence GTGACAACGCCGGACACAACAGCGAGGCGCGCGCTGGTGGCCTGTGCCGCCCTGATGGTCGGCGCCCTGACCCTCACCGCGTGCGGCGGCGACGCCAATGCCGACAACAAGTCCGAGGACAAGAACGGCGACACCAAGACCTCGGCGGCGAAGATCCTCATCTCCGCCAAGGACGGTTCGACGGCGGCGTCGATCAACTCGACCGGGGTGAAGGTCAGCGACGGCAGGCTGACCGAGGTGGCGATGAAGGAGTCGGCCACGGGGGCGGCCGTACCGGGGACGCTCGCGGCGAACGGGAAGAGCTGGAAGCCGAAGGAGCAGTTGGAGCGCGGGACCAAGTACCAGATATCGGCCACCGCGAAGGACGGCGACGGGAAGCCCTCGGCGGCCAACTCCATCTTCACGACGGTGTCCACGAGCAACAGCTTCATCGGGACGTACACGCCCGACGGCGGCGCGAAGGTCGGCGTCGGGATGCCGGTGTCGTTCACCTTCGACAAGGCGATCGGCGACGGGAAGTTCAGGAAGGACGTGCAGTCGCACATCACCGTCACGTCCAGCAGCGGGCAGAAGGTGGTCGGACACTGGTTCGGCGCGCAGCGGCTGGACTTCCGGCCCCAGGCGTACTGGAAGGCCGGCTCCAAGGTCACCATGAAGATCGACCTGGACGGCGTCGAGGGCGCGAACGGCGTCTACGGGGTGCAGGACAAGACGGTCACCTTCACGGTCGGGCGCTCCCAGGTGTCCACGGTCGACGTCAACACGCAGACCATGACGGTGGTTCGTGACGGCAGGACCGTGAAGACGATTCCGATCTCGGCGGGCAGCCCGGACAACAGCACGTACAACGGGCAGATGGTGATCTCGGAGAAGTTCCGGCAGACGCGGATGAACGGGTCGACGGTCGGCTACGGCGGCGAGTACGACATCGCGGACGTGCCGAACGCGATGCGGCTGACGACCTCGGGCACCTTCATCCACGGCAACTACTGGTACAACAAGGGCAATCCGCCCTTCGGGAAGCAGGGCACCAGCCACGGCTGCGTGGGGATGGCGGACGTACGGGGCGCGGGCGGCGACACGGTCGCCAAGTGGTTCTTCGACAACTCGCTCGTAGGGGACGTCGTGACCGTCAAGAACTCCCCCGACAAGACGGTCGCACCGGACAACGGTCTCAACGGCTGGAACATGGCATGGAGTGCCTGGACCGCGGGAAGTGCCCTCTGA
- a CDS encoding TetR/AcrR family transcriptional regulator, with protein MDTAVSDRSGVRGRTRRAILDAAAVVLAKNSGASLGDVAAAAGVGRTTVHRYFAERSDLLKALGADVLEKVAAATDRSHLEDGPALAALERLCQELFELGDALTLVFDESLVATWNWEGWEEDTDADRALSHLIERGHAEGAFDPALDVDWIVQTLWSLLYVAWQRGRTGGTKHEALSLCLHTLRKAASPAP; from the coding sequence ATGGACACCGCTGTAAGCGACCGGAGCGGCGTGCGAGGCCGCACCAGGCGCGCCATCCTCGACGCCGCCGCCGTCGTACTGGCCAAGAACTCCGGGGCCTCCCTCGGCGACGTGGCCGCCGCGGCGGGTGTCGGCCGCACCACCGTCCACCGCTACTTCGCGGAGCGCTCCGACCTCCTGAAGGCCCTGGGCGCCGACGTCCTCGAAAAGGTCGCCGCCGCGACCGACCGCAGCCACCTGGAGGACGGCCCGGCACTCGCCGCCCTTGAACGGCTGTGCCAGGAACTCTTCGAACTCGGCGACGCGCTCACCCTCGTCTTCGACGAGTCACTGGTCGCCACCTGGAACTGGGAGGGCTGGGAGGAGGACACCGACGCCGACCGAGCTCTCTCCCACCTCATCGAACGAGGCCACGCCGAAGGCGCCTTCGACCCCGCCCTGGACGTCGACTGGATCGTCCAGACCCTGTGGTCCCTCCTGTACGTGGCCTGGCAACGCGGCCGCACCGGAGGAACCAAGCACGAGGCCCTGAGCTTGTGCCTACACACCCTCCGAAAGGCAGCCTCCCCGGCGCCCTAG
- a CDS encoding YciI family protein: MTKYLISFPSEAMVVPEEDFAAVSEESHAVIQEAKDAGVYVFGGGLDEDVAPVLVAGDGTVTDGTYPDTRVPNGGYTILELPSREAALEWAAKIAVACRCSQEVRAFLYDPAS; this comes from the coding sequence ATGACCAAGTACCTGATCTCGTTTCCGAGCGAGGCGATGGTGGTTCCCGAAGAGGACTTCGCCGCCGTGAGCGAGGAATCGCACGCGGTGATCCAGGAGGCGAAGGACGCGGGCGTCTACGTCTTCGGCGGCGGACTGGACGAGGATGTCGCGCCTGTCCTGGTGGCCGGTGACGGAACCGTCACCGATGGCACCTATCCCGACACGCGCGTGCCGAACGGCGGCTACACGATCCTTGAGCTGCCGTCCCGCGAAGCAGCCCTCGAGTGGGCGGCGAAGATCGCGGTGGCGTGCCGCTGTTCGCAGGAGGTGCGTGCGTTCCTGTACGACCCCGCTTCCTGA
- a CDS encoding large conductance mechanosensitive channel protein MscL, whose translation MRGNVVDLAVAVVIGAAFTNIVNSVVKGVINPLVGAFGTKDLNQYSSCLKDPCRFDEATGTATSGIPIMWGSVLSATLTFLITAAVVYFLMVLPMSKYLAKQAARQKAKEGTQEVIEVSELEVLKEIRDALVAQRGSGHNEQ comes from the coding sequence ATGCGCGGGAACGTCGTCGATCTGGCTGTCGCGGTGGTCATCGGCGCCGCCTTCACCAACATCGTCAACTCCGTGGTGAAGGGCGTGATCAATCCGCTGGTCGGCGCGTTCGGCACCAAGGACCTCAACCAGTACAGCTCGTGTCTGAAGGACCCCTGCCGGTTCGACGAGGCGACGGGGACCGCGACGAGCGGTATCCCCATCATGTGGGGCAGCGTCCTCAGCGCGACGCTGACCTTCCTGATCACCGCGGCCGTCGTGTACTTCCTGATGGTGCTGCCGATGTCCAAGTACCTCGCCAAGCAGGCGGCCCGCCAGAAGGCGAAGGAGGGTACGCAGGAGGTGATCGAGGTGAGCGAGCTGGAAGTTCTGAAGGAGATCCGCGACGCCCTGGTGGCCCAGCGCGGCTCCGGGCACAACGAGCAGTAA
- a CDS encoding P1 family peptidase — translation MTVDALTDVAGLRVGHATRIGDGWLTGTTVVLAPEGGAVAAVDVRGGGPGTKETDALDPRNVVRKVEALVLTGGSAFGLDSATGVMAWLEERGRGVRVGPDPLHVVPVVPAACVFDLGRGGDFRARPDAAIGREAVEAAAASEPGAPVPEGSVGAGTGAAVGMMKGGVGTASAVLESGVTVAALVVANAAGSVVEPETGALYGELVQGLLSRPAEEVHEAARARLAEAAAKNSLPPLNTTLAVVATDADLSKAQAQKLAGTAHDGIARAVRPVHLLNDGDTVFALATGARPLAEENPLALNEILAAGADLVMRAIVRAVRAAGSVEGPGGMWPAYGELYAEGD, via the coding sequence ATGACAGTTGACGCTCTGACGGATGTGGCCGGGCTGCGCGTGGGGCACGCCACGAGGATCGGTGACGGTTGGCTCACCGGTACGACGGTTGTCCTCGCCCCGGAAGGCGGCGCGGTCGCCGCGGTGGACGTACGCGGTGGTGGGCCCGGCACCAAGGAGACCGACGCGCTCGATCCGCGCAATGTGGTGCGGAAGGTCGAGGCACTCGTACTGACCGGTGGCAGCGCGTTCGGGCTGGACTCGGCGACCGGTGTGATGGCCTGGCTGGAGGAGCGGGGGCGCGGGGTGCGGGTCGGGCCCGATCCGCTGCACGTGGTGCCTGTCGTACCGGCGGCCTGTGTCTTCGACCTCGGTCGGGGTGGCGACTTCCGGGCCAGGCCGGACGCGGCGATCGGCCGCGAGGCGGTGGAGGCCGCGGCGGCGAGCGAGCCGGGCGCACCTGTTCCGGAGGGGTCCGTGGGCGCCGGGACAGGGGCGGCCGTGGGAATGATGAAGGGAGGGGTCGGCACCGCGAGTGCCGTGCTCGAATCGGGTGTCACGGTGGCGGCGCTGGTCGTGGCCAACGCGGCGGGATCGGTGGTGGAGCCGGAGACCGGAGCGTTGTACGGGGAGTTGGTCCAGGGGCTCTTGAGCCGTCCGGCCGAGGAGGTTCACGAGGCTGCGAGGGCGCGGCTCGCCGAGGCCGCGGCGAAGAACAGCCTGCCCCCGCTGAACACCACCCTCGCGGTGGTCGCCACCGACGCCGACCTGTCGAAGGCACAGGCCCAGAAGCTGGCGGGCACGGCGCACGACGGCATCGCGCGTGCCGTCCGGCCGGTGCATCTCCTCAACGACGGCGACACGGTGTTCGCGCTCGCCACGGGGGCCCGTCCGCTGGCGGAGGAGAACCCGCTCGCCCTCAACGAGATCCTCGCCGCCGGCGCGGACCTCGTCATGCGCGCCATCGTCCGGGCGGTACGTGCCGCCGGGTCGGTGGAGGGACCGGGCGGGATGTGGCCGGCGTACGGGGAGTTGTATGCCGAGGGCGACTAG
- a CDS encoding MFS transporter, producing the protein MASTVTSESPGTPVSSRPGYGQLLRTRGAWTFLLPGFAARQPFAMLTISIVLLVQHTTGSYGAAGAVAAVTGVSLALFAPFTGRLADRHGQRAVLLPGVLLHTLAGLALTALALSDAPLWALFVAAVPTGASVPQIGPMVRARWGVKLQDSPLMTTAAAFESVTDELTFVFGPLLATALCTAVDPAAGLLTEAALTLVGGLLFAAQRGTQPAVGFKGHARVKHASALSVPGVRVLIVAFLGIGAVFGGMQVSLAAFSESIGEPGLNGVLYGTFAAGNMLSGVVCGAIAWKVAPRRRLVVAYAALGLAASGLWAAQSVVALAGIGLLVGVCIAPALITGYTLVDGLVPAGARTEAFTWLTGAVALGQAAAVTVAGQMEDRLWDGAGFLVPMGGTLLALATLVTLRSRLSPRVVSRTVARGVGHRVPVAVD; encoded by the coding sequence GTGGCATCCACGGTCACCTCGGAGTCCCCCGGGACTCCTGTCTCCTCCCGCCCGGGATACGGACAGCTGCTGCGTACGCGCGGCGCGTGGACGTTCCTGCTTCCCGGCTTCGCCGCGCGGCAGCCGTTCGCGATGCTGACCATCTCCATCGTCCTGCTCGTCCAGCACACCACCGGCTCGTACGGGGCCGCCGGTGCCGTCGCAGCCGTGACCGGTGTCTCCCTGGCACTGTTCGCGCCCTTCACCGGCCGTCTCGCCGACCGTCACGGCCAGCGGGCCGTGCTGCTCCCCGGCGTCCTCCTCCACACTCTGGCGGGGCTCGCCCTGACTGCGCTGGCGCTCTCCGACGCGCCTCTGTGGGCCCTCTTCGTCGCCGCCGTGCCGACAGGCGCCTCGGTGCCGCAGATCGGGCCCATGGTGCGGGCCCGCTGGGGCGTCAAGCTCCAGGACTCGCCCCTGATGACCACCGCCGCGGCCTTCGAGTCCGTCACCGACGAACTCACCTTCGTGTTCGGGCCGCTGCTCGCCACCGCGCTGTGCACCGCCGTCGACCCGGCCGCCGGCCTGCTCACGGAGGCCGCGCTCACCCTGGTCGGCGGTCTGCTGTTCGCCGCCCAGCGCGGCACCCAGCCGGCCGTGGGCTTCAAGGGGCACGCGCGCGTGAAGCACGCTTCCGCGTTGTCGGTCCCCGGAGTGCGTGTGCTGATCGTGGCCTTCCTCGGCATCGGCGCCGTGTTCGGCGGCATGCAGGTCTCGCTCGCCGCGTTCAGCGAATCCATCGGCGAGCCCGGGCTGAACGGTGTCCTGTACGGGACCTTCGCCGCGGGCAACATGCTCTCCGGCGTCGTCTGCGGCGCGATCGCCTGGAAGGTGGCCCCGCGCCGCCGCCTCGTCGTCGCGTACGCCGCCCTGGGCCTGGCCGCCTCCGGGCTGTGGGCCGCCCAGTCGGTCGTCGCCCTCGCGGGGATCGGTCTCCTCGTCGGTGTCTGCATCGCGCCCGCCCTGATCACCGGCTACACCCTGGTCGACGGACTCGTGCCGGCCGGCGCCCGGACCGAGGCCTTCACCTGGCTCACCGGAGCGGTCGCGCTCGGGCAGGCGGCCGCCGTCACGGTCGCCGGGCAGATGGAGGACCGCCTGTGGGACGGTGCCGGATTCCTCGTCCCGATGGGCGGCACTCTGCTGGCCCTGGCGACCCTCGTGACCCTGCGTTCACGGCTCTCGCCCCGGGTCGTGAGCCGGACCGTCGCACGTGGCGTGGGTCACCGAGTGCCGGTGGCAGTGGACTGA